A genomic window from Diospyros lotus cultivar Yz01 chromosome 2, ASM1463336v1, whole genome shotgun sequence includes:
- the LOC127794851 gene encoding uncharacterized protein LOC127794851, translating to MGRAFPLTLTGHARAWFNGLPETSISSFRQLKTEFIKAFIINSQRKKDTTYLLSIRQGHRETLRHYVDRFLNATLEICNLPIEMAVSAMFQGTRLPPLQESLSLDPPKSLADLFVRANNYILHTEMMRTIGGNEDGERKRKERDNEEGLNQRKERTKRSDTVRPQFHHCTRLNQPRSTILAAVKGSGLLQLPKKPDRPMGRNQEEYCRYHRIRGHSTN from the coding sequence ATGGGTAGGGCATTCCCCTTAACCTTAACTGGGCACGCTCGGGCCTGGTTTAATGGTTTACCCGaaacatcaatttcttcattcagGCAGTTAAAAACAGAGTTCATAAAGGCATTCATTATTAATAGTCAAAGGAAGAAAGACACAACATACCTTCTTAGCATTCGGCAAGGGCATAGGGAAACCCTACGTCACTACGTGGACAGATTTCTGAATGCCACGCTTGAGATTTGCAATTTGCCTATAGAAATGGCTGTGTCCGCTATGTTCCAAGGAACACGACTACCCCCTTTGCAAGAATCATTGTCTCTAGACCCGCCGAAGTCTTTAGCAGACCTGTTCGTCAGAGCCAATAATTACATACTCCACACAGAAATGATGAGAACAATAGGGGGGAATGAAGatggagaaaggaaaagaaaagagcgAGATAATGAAGAAGGACTGAATCAGCGAAAAGAACGAACCAAGAGGTCAGATACGGTTAGACCACAATTTCATCATTGCACTAGGCTCAATCAACCCCGGTCAACTATACTGGCAGCAGTAAAGGGGTCGGGCCTTCTCCAGCTTCCGAAAAAGCCAGACCGTCCCATGgggagaaatcaagaagaataCTGCAGATATCACCGGATTCGAGGGCACTCCACTAACTAG